One Methanolobus sp. WCC4 DNA segment encodes these proteins:
- a CDS encoding 50S ribosomal protein L10 — translation MMEEDHHTSHIPQWKKDEVEEIKDLISKYPIIGVVGIGGIPAKQLQKMRRDLKDKAVLKVARNTLMKRALDQSSDDVKEMDKYIDVQTALIFTEQNPFKLFKTLEKSKSPSPIKAGTIAPRDIIVEKGETSFPPGPILGDMQQAGIPAAIDGGKVVIKETKAVANEGEAVSQKLAAMLTRLEIYPMEVGLDLRAAFENGSIFTPDVLAIDEDKYFSDIVLATQQAFNTSVFAAYPTAENIKTLVAKAATESRNLGINAVVLEPEIIDALLGKAHSEMLSVASAASANNEEAVDDELKEALGAAASAAAAAAPAETAEEEEKEEEQEEEPAEEDGMAGLGALFG, via the coding sequence ATAATGGAAGAAGACCACCACACAAGCCACATCCCACAGTGGAAGAAGGATGAAGTTGAAGAGATAAAGGATCTCATCAGCAAATACCCGATCATTGGTGTCGTAGGTATTGGTGGAATCCCTGCAAAGCAACTTCAGAAGATGAGAAGGGACCTTAAGGACAAGGCTGTTTTGAAAGTCGCAAGGAACACTCTTATGAAAAGAGCCCTTGATCAGTCCAGTGATGATGTAAAGGAAATGGACAAGTACATTGACGTACAGACCGCCCTTATATTCACAGAACAGAACCCTTTCAAGCTGTTCAAGACACTGGAAAAGAGCAAGAGCCCATCCCCTATCAAAGCAGGTACTATCGCACCTCGCGATATCATCGTCGAAAAGGGAGAAACATCATTCCCACCTGGACCGATACTCGGTGACATGCAGCAAGCAGGAATCCCTGCAGCTATTGACGGTGGAAAGGTCGTGATCAAAGAGACAAAGGCCGTTGCAAATGAAGGCGAAGCAGTTTCACAGAAACTTGCTGCAATGCTCACAAGACTTGAGATCTACCCAATGGAAGTAGGTCTTGACCTTAGAGCAGCTTTCGAGAACGGATCGATCTTCACACCAGATGTACTGGCAATTGACGAGGATAAGTACTTCTCCGATATCGTACTGGCAACACAGCAGGCATTCAACACATCCGTGTTCGCAGCATACCCAACTGCAGAGAACATCAAGACACTCGTTGCAAAGGCAGCAACCGAGTCACGCAACCTTGGTATCAACGCAGTGGTACTGGAGCCAGAGATTATCGACGCACTTCTTGGAAAAGCACATTCAGAGATGCTTTCAGTCGCATCAGCTGCATCTGCTAACAATGAGGAAGCAGTTGACGATGAACTGAAGGAAGCACTGGGTGCTGCAGCAAGTGCAGCAGCAGCAGCCGCCCCGGCAGAGACTGCTGAAGAAGAAGAGAAGGAAGAGGAACAGGAAGAAGAGCCAGCAGAAGAGGACGGCATGGCCGGTCTTGGAGCACTCTTTGGATGA
- the cbiQ gene encoding cobalt ECF transporter T component CbiQ, translating to MEITLTDIEREAYKDSPVHRLDGRVKILATIAIIVFAVSLPRMDEANFMKLAILEIYLITLMAIARLNPVYTIARFLSILPFGLAIVIIQPFVRQPFIGSFTVYPLDLPLGITLTYEGIFFGMVLLAKYTVCITAIVLMSSTMKMNDMVTSARRLGMPAEFTLILSMMVRYLFVFWIILKRIRVAQKTRLFYIWNKDVPRRWILEQVAYTISSLFIRSYEQGERTYISMLCRGYSSAEKVYVHKNSIKNTDILFSIITIGILLLAFVS from the coding sequence ATGGAGATCACACTTACAGATATTGAAAGGGAAGCATACAAGGATAGCCCTGTCCACAGACTTGACGGAAGAGTGAAAATACTCGCTACCATCGCGATCATTGTCTTCGCGGTCAGTCTCCCACGCATGGATGAAGCTAACTTCATGAAACTTGCGATCCTTGAGATATACCTTATCACACTCATGGCAATTGCACGCCTGAACCCTGTATATACTATTGCAAGGTTCCTGTCGATACTGCCCTTCGGGCTTGCTATCGTGATAATCCAACCCTTTGTCAGGCAGCCATTCATCGGATCATTTACAGTATACCCACTTGACCTTCCACTGGGAATCACCCTGACGTATGAAGGCATATTCTTCGGAATGGTACTACTTGCAAAATATACCGTCTGCATAACAGCCATCGTACTCATGTCCTCCACTATGAAGATGAATGACATGGTCACTTCGGCCAGACGCCTTGGTATGCCGGCAGAGTTCACCCTGATATTGTCAATGATGGTGAGGTACCTTTTCGTATTCTGGATAATACTCAAACGTATAAGGGTCGCCCAGAAGACACGCCTGTTCTACATATGGAACAAGGACGTACCACGCAGATGGATACTTGAACAGGTGGCCTACACCATAAGCTCACTTTTCATCCGCTCCTACGAACAGGGAGAAAGGACATACATAAGCATGCTCTGCAGAGGATATTCCAGTGCTGAGAAAGTATATGTTCACAAGAACAGCATCAAAAACACAGATATTCTTTTTTCAATAATAACGATCGGCATATTATTGCTGGCTTTTGTGTCCTGA
- the cbiM gene encoding cobalt transporter CbiM produces MHIPDSFIPMGQAIIYWVIALPFIFMSLKWARKELDDMKVPILAALAAGIFAIQALNIPIGMGTSGHMVGAALVAIIFGSPWAGVLVLTLVLLVQGFVFGDGGITTMGANIFNMGVISGFVGYYTFAAVKDMAGIKTASFVGAWLGLFVSALACAIEMYAAGTFPLEAGLAAMGLYHLIIGFIGEGLITAIVITAIGKARPDLLDSSVTSTKGVGA; encoded by the coding sequence ATGCATATACCTGATTCATTCATACCAATGGGACAGGCTATCATCTACTGGGTGATCGCTCTGCCTTTCATATTCATGTCCCTTAAATGGGCAAGAAAAGAACTTGACGACATGAAAGTACCTATCCTTGCTGCACTTGCGGCAGGTATTTTTGCCATACAGGCACTCAACATCCCAATAGGCATGGGAACCAGCGGGCACATGGTCGGTGCTGCACTTGTAGCTATCATATTCGGTAGTCCCTGGGCCGGTGTTCTCGTACTTACACTCGTCCTGCTGGTACAGGGCTTTGTCTTTGGTGATGGTGGCATAACAACAATGGGTGCAAATATCTTTAATATGGGTGTTATTTCCGGTTTTGTAGGATACTATACCTTTGCAGCAGTAAAGGATATGGCTGGAATAAAGACTGCTTCCTTTGTAGGGGCATGGCTTGGATTGTTTGTGTCCGCACTTGCATGTGCTATTGAGATGTATGCTGCAGGAACCTTCCCTCTGGAAGCAGGACTTGCAGCAATGGGTCTTTACCACCTTATAATCGGATTCATTGGCGAAGGTCTTATCACTGCTATAGTCATCACTGCCATAGGAAAAGCAAGACCTGATCTGCTGGATTCATCCGTTACCAGCACAAAAGGGGTAGGAGCATGA
- a CDS encoding ATP-binding cassette domain-containing protein: MTEKPIVQLKGVSYFYASSKTKALDNIDLDIHSGKKIAILGANGAGKSTLFKHLNGILKPASGEILVKGEQISKKNIRKVRQTVGIVFQNPDDQILAPTIEQDVAFGPINMGLGEEEVERRVKEALELVNLSGFEERSPHHLSGGQKKLVAIAGVLAMQPEVVVLDEPTAGLDPLSAENIMKIIDGMNKKFGITVILSTHDVDIVPLFADIVHIMHHGRIEASGTAREIFKKHEILENAHLRMPRIAEVFELLQESGMDADIKITPRDARDEIIRLVENRN; this comes from the coding sequence ATGACCGAAAAACCTATCGTCCAGCTCAAAGGAGTATCCTATTTCTACGCAAGTAGCAAGACAAAAGCTCTTGACAACATCGACCTCGATATACACTCCGGAAAGAAGATAGCCATCCTCGGAGCCAACGGTGCCGGTAAATCCACCCTTTTCAAGCATCTTAACGGCATACTCAAGCCTGCATCCGGCGAGATACTTGTAAAAGGAGAACAGATATCGAAGAAGAATATCAGGAAGGTTCGCCAGACCGTAGGGATAGTGTTCCAGAATCCTGACGACCAGATACTTGCACCTACCATCGAACAGGATGTGGCATTCGGCCCCATTAACATGGGACTGGGCGAGGAAGAGGTAGAAAGAAGAGTAAAGGAGGCACTGGAACTTGTGAACCTTTCAGGTTTCGAGGAACGTTCTCCACACCACCTCAGTGGTGGTCAGAAGAAGCTTGTAGCAATCGCCGGAGTGCTGGCAATGCAGCCTGAAGTCGTAGTACTGGACGAACCCACAGCAGGACTTGATCCATTAAGTGCCGAGAATATCATGAAGATAATTGACGGCATGAACAAAAAATTCGGCATAACTGTAATCCTCTCGACACATGATGTAGACATAGTTCCTCTTTTTGCAGATATCGTCCATATCATGCACCATGGCAGGATCGAAGCCAGCGGAACAGCCAGAGAGATATTCAAGAAACACGAGATCCTTGAGAACGCACACCTGAGAATGCCACGCATTGCAGAAGTGTTCGAACTACTACAGGAATCCGGCATGGATGCCGATATAAAGATAACTCCCCGGGATGCAAGGGATGAGATAATCCGACTGGTCGAGAACAGGAACTAA
- the rpl12p gene encoding 50S ribosomal protein P1, giving the protein MEYIYAALLLHKAGKDITEETVAAVLQAAGVDVDDSRAKALVAALDGVDIEEAMATAAVAAAPAAAAPVAAAEEAPAEEAAEEEEEEAEESGMAGLGALFG; this is encoded by the coding sequence ATGGAATACATATATGCAGCACTTTTACTCCACAAAGCAGGTAAAGACATTACAGAAGAAACAGTTGCAGCCGTACTTCAGGCAGCAGGCGTAGACGTTGACGACTCACGTGCAAAGGCACTTGTCGCAGCTCTTGATGGCGTAGACATCGAAGAGGCAATGGCAACCGCAGCAGTCGCAGCAGCACCAGCAGCAGCAGCACCAGTAGCAGCAGCTGAGGAAGCTCCAGCAGAAGAAGCAGCTGAAGAAGAAGAGGAAGAAGCAGAAGAGAGCGGCATGGCTGGTCTCGGAGCACTTTTCGGATAA
- a CDS encoding class I SAM-dependent methyltransferase: MSHKTNGKGNNFGWFFGGSHYDVFATILGFGHSYYGRVASALPLESGMSVLDLGCGTESVGIAISERLEGHVDIHGLDLSSVQLGYATEKGERKSVPLNLYKGTMDMLPFHDDSFDLVVTSVAFCETNSDVRKGAIEEVSRVLKGDSYFAIVDCAKPILGLDTVMMLPFFMFKETADSWNNHYPDICREYGLVLENEIYIKSYVKCQLYRKL, translated from the coding sequence ATGTCTCATAAGACCAATGGTAAAGGGAACAATTTCGGCTGGTTCTTTGGTGGTAGTCATTACGATGTATTTGCCACCATCCTTGGTTTTGGGCATTCATATTATGGGCGTGTAGCATCAGCTCTTCCTCTGGAAAGTGGTATGTCCGTACTTGATCTGGGCTGCGGGACTGAATCAGTAGGTATTGCCATATCAGAACGTCTTGAAGGGCATGTTGATATTCATGGACTCGACCTTTCCAGTGTTCAACTGGGATATGCTACTGAAAAGGGTGAACGCAAGAGCGTACCTTTGAATCTCTATAAGGGAACTATGGATATGCTTCCTTTCCATGATGATTCATTCGATCTTGTAGTAACGTCGGTTGCTTTCTGTGAAACGAATTCCGATGTACGTAAGGGTGCTATAGAGGAGGTCTCACGTGTCCTGAAGGGTGACTCGTACTTTGCTATTGTCGATTGTGCAAAGCCTATCCTGGGTCTGGATACCGTTATGATGCTTCCTTTTTTCATGTTCAAGGAAACTGCCGATAGCTGGAATAACCATTATCCTGATATTTGCAGGGAGTATGGTCTGGTCCTTGAGAATGAGATATATATTAAATCCTATGTCAAATGCCAGCTTTACAGGAAATTATAG
- a CDS encoding cohesin domain-containing protein, translating to MSGTRDIRSLINIALFTFIVTFVVLSFACTASAESTIEFSPVQLKVEENAEFTLDIVITPDVNTSGAELELSYDPDLISITSITEGDIFKQSGKSTIFSRGTIDNDAGIVNGVYCAILGNDMPLDPGTFATITFSSKEISGVTEVEMKNVILTNSAGEKLPVNINNAMLAIGDAEIIAEEQEEIEATSDSQQTGQNTLVPLVFALMCIYFIKRR from the coding sequence ATGTCCGGAACCCGAGATATAAGATCATTAATAAACATCGCTTTGTTCACTTTTATTGTAACTTTTGTCGTATTGTCATTTGCATGCACTGCAAGTGCCGAATCTACCATTGAGTTCTCCCCGGTACAGCTGAAAGTCGAGGAAAATGCAGAATTCACACTTGATATTGTAATAACACCTGATGTAAATACATCAGGTGCCGAACTGGAATTATCCTACGACCCCGACCTCATCAGTATCACCTCTATCACTGAGGGAGATATCTTCAAGCAGAGTGGAAAAAGCACCATATTCTCCAGGGGAACCATTGACAATGATGCAGGTATTGTAAACGGTGTCTATTGTGCGATCCTGGGAAACGATATGCCACTTGATCCAGGAACCTTTGCAACCATCACTTTCAGTTCAAAGGAAATATCTGGAGTAACTGAGGTTGAGATGAAGAATGTGATCCTCACCAATTCTGCAGGAGAAAAGCTCCCTGTAAACATCAACAATGCAATGTTAGCCATAGGTGATGCCGAGATCATTGCTGAAGAACAGGAAGAAATAGAAGCTACATCAGATAGTCAGCAGACAGGACAGAACACACTTGTCCCGCTTGTATTTGCCCTGATGTGCATATACTTCATTAAAAGAAGATAA
- a CDS encoding radical SAM protein yields MAKYSPLIAAKAVWQMRIRKRPFVLSHAINSRCNMKCSFCEYWKTEGEEMELENIFRLLEEARGFGILVYNAWTVEPLLREDLPEILAHAKQLGMITSLITNGLLLEKRIDELKDLDYLSVSVDGTSSYKDIRGISLDRIMPGIVKAREVIKNPLLLNCVISGKNLDDIEELITMTKELDVKISFEPMYEFQGIESDTWNDMGIRDMEKYRRTVDRIMEMKKEGYPIINSYTYLRMVRDLRTEFTCHANDIILDVTADGSIENCRVNRTPIGHIDDGIANVWENTKKLRKDMAHNCRKCLFFGYVENSLMYNFNLEVAQHYEWM; encoded by the coding sequence ATGGCAAAATACTCACCCCTCATTGCAGCAAAGGCTGTCTGGCAAATGCGGATAAGAAAAAGACCCTTTGTACTGTCACATGCTATCAATTCCAGATGCAACATGAAATGCTCTTTTTGCGAATACTGGAAAACTGAAGGGGAGGAAATGGAACTTGAAAATATATTCAGGCTCCTTGAAGAAGCAAGAGGCTTTGGAATACTCGTCTACAATGCATGGACAGTAGAGCCTCTTTTGAGGGAGGATCTGCCTGAGATACTGGCCCATGCAAAACAACTGGGAATGATTACCTCGCTCATCACCAATGGCCTGCTGCTGGAAAAGAGGATAGATGAACTGAAGGACCTTGACTATCTCTCAGTTTCTGTGGATGGCACCTCCAGTTATAAGGACATAAGAGGTATCAGCCTTGACAGGATCATGCCGGGCATCGTGAAAGCACGAGAGGTTATCAAGAACCCGCTTCTGCTGAACTGTGTCATCAGCGGGAAGAACCTCGATGATATTGAAGAACTGATCACCATGACAAAGGAACTGGATGTGAAGATCTCATTCGAGCCCATGTACGAATTCCAGGGAATTGAAAGTGACACATGGAACGACATGGGAATAAGGGATATGGAGAAATACCGCAGGACAGTGGACAGGATCATGGAGATGAAAAAGGAGGGTTACCCGATCATCAATTCCTACACATACCTGAGAATGGTCCGTGATCTCAGGACAGAGTTCACATGCCATGCTAACGATATAATACTGGATGTGACAGCAGACGGAAGTATTGAGAACTGCAGGGTGAATCGAACACCAATAGGGCATATAGATGACGGAATAGCCAATGTATGGGAGAACACGAAGAAGCTACGGAAGGATATGGCACACAACTGCAGGAAATGTCTTTTCTTTGGTTACGTAGAGAACAGTCTCATGTATAATTTCAACCTGGAAGTAGCACAGCACTATGAATGGATGTGA
- a CDS encoding PDGLE domain-containing protein: MSVTVSKGMNMKFLYAGIAIALLISVLAPFLASPDPDGLESAAGGVIDEATFAEMEEAAPFVESPMPDYAIEGQGKMGEVLAIVVGTLLVLGISFGLGKLAKK, encoded by the coding sequence ATGAGTGTGACCGTCAGTAAAGGTATGAATATGAAGTTCCTCTACGCAGGAATTGCAATTGCTTTACTTATATCTGTACTTGCACCTTTCCTTGCATCCCCTGACCCGGATGGACTGGAAAGTGCTGCTGGTGGTGTTATAGATGAAGCTACATTCGCTGAAATGGAAGAAGCAGCTCCTTTTGTAGAGTCTCCTATGCCTGACTATGCCATTGAAGGCCAGGGCAAGATGGGTGAGGTCCTTGCTATAGTGGTTGGTACCCTTCTGGTGCTGGGCATTAGTTTTGGACTCGGGAAACTTGCAAAGAAATAA
- a CDS encoding lipopolysaccharide core heptose(II) kinase RfaY, whose amino-acid sequence MFRKIRRYITIFRVFSKYNLFSLLYSEVNQYYVSNRRNPCVLDSRNRDKAVKLRKALEELGPTFIKLGQILSKRPDIVPAIYIEELGNLQDNVNPLDFNTMKVAFEGFSCSIGTVENDESIDHSGIDILDIFDEFNTEPIACASIAQVYEAKLDGKRVAVKITRPNLVETINLDLAILNDIKPLIVRAIGLGKNFDIDGFLYEFRELLNRELDLSNEARNIRRFDENFAGFDEVHVPHIYDDLSNENVLVMEYMEGVTIRKLSDVSPEKKKWYADIISRSYLQQVYIDGFYHADPHSSNIILQEDGIAYIDFGAVGTIDDELRRNMLNLFYGIYKKRLDVVFESFMKITGVNSEDINVRRFKLDLDDIISKQNYSSGERQSDNYATLGLKYDLSLPTEFSTLERALILIEANCLELDPKFNLLENAKPVITKVLMKRYSPFEAFEYLQLEGDRYLEIIKELPQGVNDVIETIRGYKIERFEKKADEIRKYRTIDSIAKYIFLLGILVSSAYLAINGDGYLPFMGAVGFISAIFLFGLLFIRDS is encoded by the coding sequence ATGTTCAGGAAGATCCGCAGGTACATTACTATTTTCAGGGTATTCTCAAAGTACAATCTATTCAGCCTTCTGTATAGTGAGGTCAACCAGTATTACGTTTCCAACAGGAGGAATCCCTGTGTACTGGATTCCAGGAACCGGGATAAAGCTGTAAAGCTCAGGAAGGCACTTGAGGAACTTGGACCCACATTCATAAAGCTGGGTCAGATACTTAGCAAGAGACCTGACATCGTCCCTGCTATCTATATCGAGGAACTCGGGAATCTTCAGGATAATGTCAATCCTCTTGATTTCAACACGATGAAAGTGGCCTTCGAGGGTTTTAGTTGTAGCATAGGTACCGTTGAGAATGACGAAAGTATTGACCACTCCGGTATAGATATTCTTGATATATTCGATGAATTCAATACAGAACCTATTGCTTGTGCCTCCATAGCCCAGGTATATGAAGCAAAGCTCGATGGGAAAAGGGTTGCTGTAAAGATCACAAGGCCAAATCTGGTTGAGACGATCAATCTTGACCTTGCGATCCTCAATGACATCAAACCTCTTATTGTAAGGGCCATTGGCCTTGGAAAGAATTTCGATATCGACGGTTTCCTTTATGAATTCCGTGAGCTTCTCAATCGTGAGCTTGACCTTAGCAATGAGGCAAGGAATATCAGGCGGTTTGACGAGAATTTTGCAGGATTTGATGAGGTTCATGTTCCACACATCTATGATGATCTTTCAAATGAGAACGTTCTTGTCATGGAGTATATGGAAGGTGTAACCATCAGAAAGCTTTCAGACGTGTCGCCTGAAAAGAAAAAGTGGTATGCCGATATCATCAGTAGAAGTTACCTTCAGCAGGTTTACATTGATGGTTTCTATCATGCAGATCCCCATAGCTCCAACATAATCCTGCAGGAAGATGGTATTGCCTATATCGACTTTGGTGCGGTGGGGACGATCGATGATGAACTTAGACGTAATATGCTCAATCTTTTCTATGGTATTTACAAGAAAAGGCTTGATGTGGTATTCGAATCATTTATGAAGATCACCGGGGTGAACAGTGAAGACATCAATGTACGCAGGTTCAAGCTTGATCTTGATGACATCATATCGAAGCAGAACTATTCATCCGGTGAACGCCAGAGTGATAATTATGCAACCCTTGGTCTGAAGTATGACCTGTCCCTGCCAACTGAGTTCTCAACACTTGAAAGGGCTCTGATACTCATCGAGGCCAATTGTCTTGAACTGGACCCGAAGTTCAACCTTCTGGAAAATGCTAAACCTGTCATCACGAAGGTCTTGATGAAGCGCTATTCCCCATTTGAGGCATTCGAGTACCTGCAACTGGAAGGTGACAGATATCTGGAGATCATCAAGGAACTGCCTCAGGGTGTTAACGACGTTATTGAGACTATCAGGGGCTATAAGATAGAAAGGTTCGAGAAGAAAGCCGATGAGATAAGGAAATACAGGACGATCGATTCAATTGCAAAGTATATCTTCCTTCTTGGAATCCTTGTGTCTTCCGCATACCTTGCTATCAATGGTGATGGTTATCTTCCATTTATGGGGGCTGTTGGGTTCATAAGTGCAATATTCCTTTTTGGATTGCTCTTCATAAGAGACTCATAG
- a CDS encoding S-adenosyl-l-methionine hydroxide adenosyltransferase family protein has product MSIITLTTDFGSLYPASMKGVILSIDPDATIVDITHSIPPTDIQAGALAMHSVVRYYPQGTIHVGVIDPGVGTERKAIVVRAGGQYLVGPDNGLLMPAAKLLGDMEVYEISSDILPDEVSSTFHGRDIFAPVAAHISKGMGLKEIGKPVDEYVTLDISGYEIEKDFIRTRVVYIDSFGNIITNVPGDELMRSVQQGAILSIAGRQMPFLSTYGEVTRGKLLSLVGSHGFLEVALNQGSAAKLLHLDNGNEITIGILGGQ; this is encoded by the coding sequence ATGTCTATAATCACTCTCACCACAGATTTCGGATCGCTATATCCTGCATCCATGAAAGGTGTCATATTAAGTATAGACCCTGATGCCACTATTGTCGATATCACTCATTCCATACCCCCTACTGATATTCAGGCAGGTGCTCTTGCAATGCATTCTGTTGTAAGGTATTATCCTCAGGGGACGATACATGTTGGTGTCATCGACCCGGGTGTTGGTACGGAAAGAAAGGCTATAGTGGTTCGTGCGGGTGGGCAATATCTTGTAGGACCTGACAATGGGCTCCTCATGCCTGCGGCAAAGCTTCTGGGAGATATGGAGGTATATGAGATAAGTTCAGATATCCTTCCGGATGAAGTATCATCTACTTTCCATGGCAGGGATATCTTTGCTCCGGTGGCCGCACACATCTCAAAAGGAATGGGACTTAAGGAGATCGGGAAGCCTGTGGATGAATATGTGACCCTCGATATTTCGGGTTATGAGATAGAGAAGGATTTCATAAGGACCAGGGTTGTGTACATTGATAGTTTTGGAAACATCATCACCAATGTTCCCGGGGATGAACTGATGAGAAGTGTACAGCAGGGCGCAATACTCTCTATTGCCGGACGTCAGATGCCATTTCTGAGCACCTATGGTGAGGTTACCAGAGGAAAGTTACTTTCACTTGTAGGAAGCCATGGTTTTCTGGAGGTCGCCCTTAACCAGGGCAGTGCAGCAAAGCTGCTGCATCTTGATAATGGAAATGAGATAACGATCGGGATACTTGGCGGTCAATGA